From the Trifolium pratense cultivar HEN17-A07 linkage group LG4, ARS_RC_1.1, whole genome shotgun sequence genome, the window AGTCATATAGAAGGTAGTTTCAGAATTCAGTATATGTTGTTGGTACTTTGTACTCTAATATTATCATGTAAATCTTTTTTGGTTTGATCCAAATAGAGTTtggattttttcaaattataaacATTACTTATTTGTATGGAATAGTTATGCCGTATTCATTTTGGCTACTCAAGTAACAATAATTGTCCTATGAAATCAGTGTActtgaatttgtttgtttgagatCCATGTTTTTCTTGACCTAAATCAATTAATTTCATCACGTGGAATCGAGGATGATCATATATTTGCTACCTGCAATGCTTAAAATCGATAGAACATTGGTCCACGGCATTAACTGACTTAAATTTCTCTGCTAAACCATCTTTCTCAACCACATGGTATATAATTCTACCATTGTACTAAAGGAGGTTGACATTTTTTACTCAACTTTCGGTTTTGAGCCGCGTTTTTTTCCTTATGAATGTCCCTATAGTGCTTTATATGATTCAAACCTGTTTATGAAAAACTGAACTAATTTATAGTCATTTATCAGAACACTCAAAATTAATGCATTGTGTGATTGTGTATTTCAGGTAAAGTACCTATAAGAGAACATTCTGCAACACAAGGAGAAAATGGCCATGGATCAATACATGAACAACTCTGCATCCCAAATCGACTCCTTTGAAGATAAACCGTCTTTGAAAACCTGGAAAACCTCCACAGATGTGATTTCAAATTCTGACAGAAATTCATCTGGTGGTTTCGACTGCAATATCTGCCTGGATTGTGTGCAAGATCCGGTAGTAACTTTTTGCGGTCATCTTTACTGTTGGCCTTGCATTTACAAATGGCTTCAAGTACAAAGTAGTATCACTTCCGAAAACGAAGAGATGCAGAAGCCACAATGTCCGGTATGCAAATCAGAACTCTCTCAATCTTCCTTAGTTCCATTATATGGCCGTGGCCAATCCACAACAACCTCCAAAGGCAAAACTCAAACTCATCAAGTAGGTATTGTTGTACCTCGAAGACCTACCGGTCCTAGATCATATAATGCTGCAACCGTTTCCCAACCTACTTATCAAAGTTATCATCATCCTCAACAATTCAACTCAATTCCTAACAGTTACCCCTCACCGATGTTTAGTACAAGTGGTTCGGCACTAGACAATACATACGGAATCTTCGGTGAAATGATTTATGCAAGAGTGTTTGGTAACCAAGTGGAAAACATGTATACATATCCTAATTCATATAGTTTTATAGGGAATAATAATCCAAGGGTTAGAAGACATTTGATGCAAGTTGAT encodes:
- the LOC123924050 gene encoding E3 ubiquitin-protein ligase RMA1H1-like, whose translation is MAMDQYMNNSASQIDSFEDKPSLKTWKTSTDVISNSDRNSSGGFDCNICLDCVQDPVVTFCGHLYCWPCIYKWLQVQSSITSENEEMQKPQCPVCKSELSQSSLVPLYGRGQSTTTSKGKTQTHQVGIVVPRRPTGPRSYNAATVSQPTYQSYHHPQQFNSIPNSYPSPMFSTSGSALDNTYGIFGEMIYARVFGNQVENMYTYPNSYSFIGNNNPRVRRHLMQVDRSLSRICFFLLCCLVLCLLLF